Below is a window of Malania oleifera isolate guangnan ecotype guangnan chromosome 1, ASM2987363v1, whole genome shotgun sequence DNA.
ctctctctcgctcacctgagctcaCTTCCGCACCAcggcaccaccatcttcacgtgaTGCCATCGCCGTCGCCACTGGCCAGCCATCGTCACCGAGAACCACCCCCGACTCCTCATCGTCATCGGCGTCAAGCTCACCCGAGCTCAATCATCTCCCTCGACTCCTTCCTGACTTCCCCCTTCCCCTGTTCGGATTTACCTTCCCAATTCCCCCTTCCCTCATATTTCTCGGTTAAAttaggttaaccgaattacccgaaaataaattcggtcgggttcggttcggtgaggcccaatggttcggtcggttcggttaacactattctttaaccaaaattttcggttaattcggttaattaaccgaatttggctgaaccgaccgtttgctcacccctaagaCTAGATACAAAGAAGTAGAAAAGGACATTTagaaacttgctaaagctagagaaagatagggcaaagatttaggtgatgtaaataGTATAAAGGACAAGAATAATAACGTCTAAGTTAGAgaaaaagacataaaagagaggtggcgaaGATATCTtgataagttatttaatgaaaaccaaaatgaaagattgaacttggaagtgacaaataaGGAGAAGGCCAAAAATAGGAGATTAATTCGCAAAAtgagagtccttgaagttaagatgacttaaaaaaaaaagtgggaccaaataaaatactaattgaagtttggaaatgtttagggaatAGAGGAAATATTTCGTttactaatctattcaacacaaTTATAAAGACCAAGAAAATGCCACAAGAATGGAGGTAAAGTACGTTAGttcctttatacaaaaacaaagacgatatttaaaattgtaaatgactatcgtggaattaagattatgagtcatacaatgaaattattggaaagggtaattgaatataaaataagaCTAAACGagaatttcaaaaaatcaatttggttttatacttAGGAAATTAGCAACAAAAGTTGTTcttttatacaaaaacaaagacgatctttaaaataataaataagtatcgtggaattaagattatgagtcatatgatgaaattattggaaagggtaattgaatataaaataagaCTAAAAATAAGGATTTTAacaaatcaatttggttttatacctaGGAAATGAgcaacagaagctatttatcttttaagaagtttaatggaaaaatttaaggaaaagaaagagggacttgcatatggttttatTGACCTAGAAAAAGCACATGATAGAGCACCTGGaaaagttctttggtgggtcttagaaaaggaGTATGCAATAGATATActaaggtcattaaggatatatatgatagagtagtgactagcattaggattgtaggaggggaatctagagattttctaatcacaataagtgtacatcaaggttctactttgggTCCTTATATTTTTACTTCAATGATTGATAAACTtattaggaatatccaaaatgagatccattggtgtatgttgtttgcagataatatcgtgttgattgatgatagtaggagtggagtggaatctaagttaggaTTTTGAAAAATCACATCAGAGTCTAAAgagtttaggataagtaggaataagacaaaatatataaaatgtaattttagtaatgtaaggagtagcagcggggagaagattaaacttaaaaatcaagaaattattaGCGCTAATTAATTTTGATATCTTGGAACTTTTATGCGACTAGAAgggaaaattgaagaagatgtagtacatagaattaaaataggttgggtaaaatggaggagtgtgtcaagtgtgttgtgtgattatagaatacccttaaaGGGAAAGGtttataagatgactataagGTCGCCAATGGTTTATAATTCAGAATgctgggcaactaagaaacaagtaaacaacatatacaaatagtaaaaattgttgaaatttgaATGCTAATgtggataagtggtataacactaaaaaataaagtaagaaacgagcatatacgcaataatttaggcatagcaccagttAAAGACAAGATAAGTGAGGGGTAGCTTAGGTGGGTTGAGCATTTGAAATGTTGGCTTAGTACAGCACCTATGAGGAGgaatgagttagttattgtttctggcatgaaaagggataGGAATaagcctaaaataacttagaatgagatagtgTGTGTGAAAGGATTTAACAGCACTTTAATCTAATTGAGGAAAATACTCTTAATTGGGTGAATTGGCAGAAcatgattcatatagctgaccccacctagtaggACTTGAGGCTTTTTGTTGTCGTTgttgtataaaaataattattggTCATCTGTTTTCTATACTGATATTCAGTTGCACACCATATTGGCTTCTGTTTAGTGAGTCAAATTTGCATATTTGAAGTGTGTCAAGGTCACAATAGTGTGCTGGCATGTTGACAAAAGTTACTTGAAAATTTGCCTTTCTAAATATTTTTGCTGACTGGTTCACTGCAACTGAGGTTTATGATCTGTGCAACTTTTGGTGTTATGTTTAAATAACTTCTGAAAAGTGACCCTTTGTTTTGTTGCACGATGTGTCAAGTGAAATAAAAactcaaatgatttaaaatgaTTTTGGATCAAAGTCCACAGGAAGTACAGACCTTTCTTCCAAATTGCTTAAACTGCTAAGTATTATCCTTCTCTGCACATAATGTTTCAGAAGTCAATACTGACCCTTGCACTGTTTCAGACTCAAATGATTTTGGGAACCGCAGTTATTTCTTGACATGGTCTTGAAATTACTCAAATCTTCAGATTATCCTTAACTATCGTATAAATCACCTTAACTGATGGGCTTTCATCTTTCTTTACATCTAATTATCTAATGCATCATGACATTGTTGTGTGGGTTTGTATATTCAACTTATACTTGTGTTTAGCCGTTTACTGGGGAAAAAAAGTGtttataaaaaaatgaatatatatgaatACATAGAATGTGATTGTTGATTGACTTCAATTATCCATACTGttattttcagcatttttttttttttcattcttcaTATCTCAGATTCCCAGCCCTAAAATTTTGTTTAATATTTCTTTCAGATTTCTCAATGGATGAGTGACAAAAGGTACTTTCCACTTTCATATCGTGACATTGCTGTCCGGCTGGACTTGATCTCGAAAGTTCATGGGATAGAACAAGCAGAAAATTACTTCCATAACATTCCGAAACAATCCAAAGTTTTGGAGGTTTACAGTGCTCTTCTCAACTGCTATGCCCAAGAGAAATGTGTAGAGAAAGCAGAGGCAGTTATGCAGAAGGTGAGGGAAGTGGGGTTGTCTAGGACAACATTATGTTACAATGTTCTTTTGAATCTATTTTATCAGACTGGTAATTATGAGAAGCTAGATTTTCTGGTTCATGAAATGGAAGTTAATAGCATTCCTTATGACAAATTTACTTTCACGATCAGGCTGAGTGCATGTGCAGCCATGTCTAACACTGAGGAAACGGACAATATTATAACAAGGATGGAGTCTGATACATCAATTTTGTTGGACTGGAGTACTTATGTTGCTGCAGCAAGTGCATACACTAGGGCTGGGCTAGTAGACAAGGCTTTGAAAATGCTGAAGAAATCTGAGGCACTGATATTAGGAGCGAAAAGGAGAAGTATCGCCTTTAATGCCCTGCTCACACAATACGCAGCAATAGGGGAAAAAGATGAAGTTCTAAGACTCTGGGAACTGTACAAGAAGATGCACAAGATATATAACAAGGGCTATAAAAATATGATAATCTCACTATTGAAGTTAGATGACATTGAAGGTGCAGAGAAGATATTTGAAGAGTGGGATGCCAGCCAAGTATGCTATGATTTCCAGATTGCAGACTTGCTAATTAATGCGTACTCTAGAAAAGGTCTAATGGTGAAGGCTGAAGATCTTGTAGACAGGGCACTAGTTAAAGGAGGGAAGCCTTCTGGACGTACATGGTACTTCTTGGCAAGGGGTTATGTCAGGAATAATCAACTCCCAAAGGCAGTAGAAGCAATGAAGGTAGCAATTTCAATGCAGCTACCCGGATGGAAGCCTGGCAAGGAGTCCTTGGCAGCCTGTCTGGAATACCTGAAAGGGAATGGAGATCCGGAGGAAGCAAAGGAATTCTTAGGGCTACTTGAGAGAATGGGTACCATCTCAACAGATATTCACGATAGATTATCAAATTATATTGAAGACAGAATCAAATTGGATGTTCCCAGCTTAAGAGAAGGGGATTTTCTGGCAGGGGACGGGGAAATTCCAGAGATTTTGAAGCAGAAGCAAGATGTTGTTTTGGATCAAGTGCATCAAATTTTGGAGCCACACGTGAATGGGAGCCGTAAAGAACCAGGCAAGGCGTCGGCTGACAAAATTTTGGGTAATTGCTGAAAATTTTAGgaagaaaatgtgaaaatatgcTGGCTATGTGCAAGAAAATACGGGCAATTAATTGGGGTAAGACTTATGATCTGTTTGGATCAAAAAGTTTACttgggaaaaggaaaggaaaggaaaaggagGGAAACTCACTAttgtatttttcttttgtattaaatattcttgaaaattaaagtttattttaatatgattaaaaatataaaaaaaaattaaatattaatgataaattttattcataaattttgtatattttttaatttctttttcattaatcaaacataaaaatgcAAGTTTATTGATATTTTTCTTATGATTTGTGGTAAGGCCTTCATTAGTGGAGCCTTAACACCAGTCCTGTTTGACCATTGAAATGTCCTGTACCATGTACAAAAAATTTTGGGCTGATATTTTTCCCTCAAGACTTACCCATACATTTTCTCTACATGAAGCTTAGATTGGCTTGAATTATGGTGGGAAGAATGAAGAGTGCTATCCGCCATTATTTGACAATTGAAAATGCATTTGTAATTACAAAAACCTTTGAGGATTGTTCTTTTGTGTCTCAGCATACATTCCCTAATTTCCTTTTACCATTATAAGCTAGAAAGGCATtgtttttccctttcttttcttttttaattggAATCAAGTTTATGCACTTTTTTCATAAAAGTTACAAGAATGGTGTTGAGCCACTTTTGCAGTCCCATTTCAGCAAGAGTGTCAACTCCAAAGTTAACTGACCACGTTTCAATCCTTTTTGCTATATGTAACACAATATTTTTGCTATTGTTTCTACACAAACCACACCCTTGGCATCAAAATGTGTAAGAGAATATATTTTCTGTTCATCACATTTTTAACAATTCTGCGTCCACACAATGAAAATAAGTAAGATCTTTCCCATCCATCCAAGATTCCCCATCTTCTTTCCTTGCTTAATCAGCACAATGATGAGTAATAAGAATATATGCCATCTCCATGTGCATGATGAGGAAACCA
It encodes the following:
- the LOC131152004 gene encoding pentatricopeptide repeat-containing protein At2g20710, mitochondrial-like, yielding MRHLMKLASSGILLHLRSGYGSRNVLGNIFYSTMAATSPSNSNSGDSLYRRISPVGDNRVSIVPVLDQWVQEGREAGKAQLLAIIKEMRYFRRYKHALEISQWMSDKRYFPLSYRDIAVRLDLISKVHGIEQAENYFHNIPKQSKVLEVYSALLNCYAQEKCVEKAEAVMQKVREVGLSRTTLCYNVLLNLFYQTGNYEKLDFLVHEMEVNSIPYDKFTFTIRLSACAAMSNTEETDNIITRMESDTSILLDWSTYVAAASAYTRAGLVDKALKMLKKSEALILGAKRRSIAFNALLTQYAAIGEKDEVLRLWELYKKMHKIYNKGYKNMIISLLKLDDIEGAEKIFEEWDASQVCYDFQIADLLINAYSRKGLMVKAEDLVDRALVKGGKPSGRTWYFLARGYVRNNQLPKAVEAMKVAISMQLPGWKPGKESLAACLEYLKGNGDPEEAKEFLGLLERMGTISTDIHDRLSNYIEDRIKLDVPSLREGDFLAGDGEIPEILKQKQDVVLDQVHQILEPHVNGSRKEPGKASADKILGNC